The Exiguobacterium mexicanum genome includes a window with the following:
- a CDS encoding acyl-CoA thioesterase: MTKYFREADWETRVRAGVALDVKVRFSECDPYGHMNNTIPFIYFEDARIELLEATGFSLKDGFVVVADAQCDYVRQVMPRQSIVVYANVLTVGNTSCDIHYGAYDGDQLMFAGRTSLVHLSKSGRPTEWTPEYKNRLQNFCESAII; encoded by the coding sequence ATGACGAAGTACTTCCGGGAAGCCGATTGGGAAACACGTGTCAGAGCAGGGGTCGCGCTAGACGTCAAAGTCCGATTCTCGGAGTGCGACCCGTACGGCCACATGAATAACACAATTCCGTTCATCTATTTCGAGGACGCGCGAATCGAGTTGCTTGAAGCGACAGGTTTTTCGTTGAAAGATGGATTTGTCGTCGTGGCAGATGCCCAGTGCGACTACGTTCGCCAAGTGATGCCACGGCAATCGATCGTGGTGTATGCCAATGTCTTGACGGTCGGAAACACTTCATGTGATATTCATTACGGGGCATATGATGGAGACCAGCTCATGTTCGCGGGGCGTACGAGCCTCGTGCACTTGTCGAAATCCGGTCGTCCGACCGAATGGACTCCAGAATATAAAAATCGCTTGCAGAATTTTTGCGAATCCGCTATCATTTGA
- a CDS encoding phosphocarrier protein HPr: MEKTFTVVADSGIHARPATQLVNTASKFQSDINLEYNGKTVNLKSIMGVLSLGIAKDSTIKITAAGDDAEEAVNTLSDMLTSEGLAQ, translated from the coding sequence ATGGAAAAAACGTTCACAGTCGTTGCAGATTCAGGAATTCACGCTCGTCCAGCTACACAGTTGGTAAACACAGCTTCTAAATTCCAATCAGATATCAACCTTGAGTACAACGGTAAGACAGTAAACCTCAAGTCGATCATGGGTGTACTTTCACTCGGTATCGCAAAAGATTCTACAATCAAAATCACTGCAGCTGGTGACGATGCAGAAGAAGCGGTTAACACGCTTTCTGACATGCTCACAAGCGAAGGTCTTGCTCAGTAA
- the rph gene encoding ribonuclease PH, with protein MRNERQHDELRPVEIVPHVNKHAEGSVLISIGDTKVICTATVEERVPNFLRGKKQGWINAEYAMLPRATGNRTVRESVRGKQSGRTMEIQRLISRSLRSVVDLERLGERTIWIDCDVIQADGGTRTASITGGFCALVLAVDALIRQGKLDDTPIKEGVAAISVGRTDELLLDLNYEEDAAAEVDMNVVMTASGRFVEVQGTGEEATFTLLEMNEMLHMAQSGIETLFKAAEDALGASWWYVGEQLEETT; from the coding sequence ATGCGTAACGAAAGACAACATGACGAGCTCCGGCCCGTCGAGATCGTTCCCCATGTGAATAAACATGCGGAAGGGTCGGTCCTCATCTCGATCGGGGACACGAAAGTCATCTGCACGGCCACCGTCGAAGAACGCGTCCCGAACTTCTTGCGCGGCAAGAAGCAAGGCTGGATCAACGCCGAGTACGCCATGCTTCCGCGTGCGACCGGTAACCGCACGGTCCGCGAATCGGTCCGCGGCAAACAGTCGGGCCGGACGATGGAGATTCAACGGTTGATTTCGCGGTCGCTCCGCTCGGTCGTCGATTTAGAACGGCTCGGTGAACGGACGATTTGGATCGACTGTGACGTCATCCAAGCCGACGGGGGCACCCGTACGGCCTCGATCACAGGCGGCTTCTGCGCGCTCGTCCTCGCGGTCGACGCGCTCATCCGTCAAGGCAAGCTCGACGACACGCCGATCAAAGAAGGCGTCGCTGCCATCTCGGTCGGACGGACCGACGAATTGCTTCTCGACTTGAACTACGAAGAAGATGCCGCGGCCGAGGTCGATATGAACGTCGTCATGACGGCGAGCGGACGTTTCGTCGAAGTGCAAGGGACAGGGGAAGAAGCGACATTCACGTTGCTCGAGATGAACGAGATGCTCCACATGGCCCAAAGCGGAATCGAGACGCTGTTCAAAGCGGCCGAAGACGCGCTCGGTGCCTCGTGGTGGTATGTCGGGGAACAATTGGAGGAAACAACATGA
- the sdhB gene encoding succinate dehydrogenase iron-sulfur subunit, whose translation MQSEQKDIRFIIERQDGPDQAAYTEEFTVPYRPNMNVISALMEIRRNPVNANGDKTTPINWDMNCLEEVCGACSMIINGKPRQSCTALVDKLEQPIRLAPMKTFPVIRDLQVDRQRMFDALKKVKAWVPIDGTYDLGPGPRMPENKRQWAYELSKCMTCGVCLEACPNVNDKSSFIGPAAISQVRLFNSHPTGAFHAEDRLEALMEDGGLAQCGNAQNCVEVCPKGIPLTTSIAAMNRQTTLHSFKSFFGSDKGRTGSAVEA comes from the coding sequence ATGCAATCTGAACAAAAAGATATTCGTTTTATCATTGAACGCCAGGACGGACCGGACCAAGCCGCTTATACGGAAGAGTTCACCGTCCCGTACCGCCCGAACATGAACGTCATCTCGGCGTTGATGGAAATCCGCCGCAACCCGGTCAATGCGAACGGGGACAAGACGACACCAATCAACTGGGATATGAACTGTCTCGAGGAAGTGTGCGGTGCCTGCTCGATGATCATCAACGGCAAGCCGCGCCAATCGTGTACGGCGCTCGTCGACAAGCTCGAACAGCCGATCCGCCTTGCTCCGATGAAGACGTTCCCGGTCATCCGTGACCTTCAAGTCGACCGTCAGCGCATGTTCGACGCGTTGAAAAAAGTGAAGGCATGGGTCCCAATCGATGGGACGTACGACCTCGGACCTGGACCGCGGATGCCAGAGAACAAACGTCAATGGGCGTATGAATTATCGAAATGTATGACGTGCGGTGTCTGCCTCGAGGCGTGCCCGAACGTCAATGACAAATCGAGCTTCATCGGACCGGCCGCCATTTCACAAGTCCGTCTCTTCAACTCGCATCCGACTGGCGCCTTCCACGCGGAGGACCGTCTCGAAGCGCTCATGGAAGACGGCGGCCTCGCACAGTGCGGGAACGCGCAAAACTGTGTCGAAGTTTGTCCGAAAGGTATTCCACTCACGACATCAATCGCCGCGATGAACCGTCAGACGACGCTTCACTCGTTCAAATCGTTCTTCGGTAGCGACAAAGGCCGCACCGGTTCTGCGGTCGAGGCGTAA
- the racE gene encoding glutamate racemase, whose amino-acid sequence MKRAIGVLDSGVGGLTVVKELMRQLPKEEIIYIGDTERCPYGPRPHDEIEAYTWELIEFLLSKNVKMIVIACNTATAVVLKEARKRLNIPVIGVIDPGARAAVKGTRNKHIGVIGTKMTIESNSYETALRHVAGEIDVYSLACPPFVPLVEAGELDGERVRDIVAETIRPLQSSEMDTLILGCTHYPLLAPVIQDVVGPDVHLISSGDETALEVAAILDFKELENDLDTVPVHQFYATGDVVIFDRLATEWLGQPVRAEKVEVSGVDA is encoded by the coding sequence ATGAAACGAGCGATTGGAGTACTCGATTCAGGAGTTGGCGGCTTGACTGTGGTCAAAGAACTGATGCGCCAACTACCGAAAGAAGAAATAATTTATATCGGCGACACGGAACGGTGCCCGTATGGCCCGCGCCCGCACGATGAGATTGAAGCCTATACGTGGGAACTGATCGAGTTCCTGTTAAGTAAGAACGTGAAGATGATCGTCATCGCCTGCAACACGGCGACAGCGGTCGTCTTGAAAGAAGCGCGCAAACGCCTCAATATCCCGGTCATCGGTGTCATCGACCCGGGGGCACGGGCGGCCGTCAAAGGAACGCGCAATAAACATATCGGCGTCATCGGAACGAAGATGACGATTGAAAGCAACTCATACGAGACGGCGCTCCGACACGTGGCCGGCGAGATCGATGTATATTCGCTCGCCTGTCCGCCGTTCGTCCCGCTCGTCGAAGCCGGCGAACTCGATGGAGAGCGCGTCCGCGACATTGTCGCTGAGACGATTCGTCCGCTTCAGTCTTCCGAGATGGACACGCTCATCCTCGGCTGTACGCACTATCCGCTGCTCGCACCGGTCATTCAAGACGTCGTCGGACCCGACGTCCATTTGATCTCGTCCGGTGACGAGACGGCGCTCGAAGTAGCGGCCATCCTTGACTTTAAAGAGCTCGAGAACGATTTGGATACGGTCCCGGTGCACCAGTTTTATGCGACCGGGGATGTCGTCATCTTTGACCGTTTGGCGACAGAATGGCTCGGTCAACCCGTGAGAGCGGAGAAAGTAGAGGTGTCCGGTGTCGATGCGTAA